From Deltaproteobacteria bacterium, the proteins below share one genomic window:
- a CDS encoding FAD-dependent oxidoreductase: DHHWLGEGTIADRLWRLYGHDAFSIVESMRRSPDLRTKLIDDQPVLLGEVAYMADYEMIHHLDDLLRRRTRLSLVVPKDKLRDSAVLRKAATLLFGERAEIEWQTYFGPQN, translated from the coding sequence TGACCATCATTGGTTGGGGGAGGGGACCATTGCTGATCGCCTCTGGCGCTTATACGGGCACGATGCTTTCAGTATCGTGGAATCTATGCGCCGGAGTCCGGACCTACGCACTAAGCTTATCGATGACCAGCCGGTACTCCTGGGTGAGGTTGCCTATATGGCCGACTACGAGATGATTCATCATCTAGACGACCTCTTACGTCGCCGCACGCGACTTAGCCTGGTTGTGCCCAAGGACAAGCTCCGGGACAGTGCCGTACTCAGGAAAGCCGCCACCCTGCTATTCGGTGAACGGGCCGAAATCGAGTGGCAAACCTACTTTGGACCACAGAACTAG
- a CDS encoding activator of HSP90 ATPase, which translates to MSFVKVTIEASIERELQKVWNAWTSPQHITQWNFASDDWCCPSANSELKKGGRYVARMEAKDGSFGFDFEGVYEDLVAPSFIALRMGDGRLAETRFEGVGKTTKVTTVFDAEGQNPIDMQREGWQAILNNFKKYVESL; encoded by the coding sequence ATGAGTTTCGTCAAAGTCACAATCGAAGCTTCCATCGAGCGGGAACTCCAAAAGGTTTGGAATGCTTGGACGTCCCCCCAGCATATTACACAGTGGAACTTTGCATCCGACGACTGGTGTTGCCCAAGTGCCAACAGTGAGCTGAAAAAGGGCGGACGCTACGTAGCACGCATGGAGGCAAAAGACGGATCCTTCGGCTTTGATTTTGAGGGAGTTTACGAAGATCTTGTGGCACCGTCCTTTATCGCTCTGCGCATGGGCGACGGACGCCTTGCTGAGACCAGATTTGAAGGCGTCGGCAAGACAACAAAGGTAACAACCGTTTTTGATGCCGAAGGCCAGAACCCGATTGATATGCAACGCGAGGGTTGGCAGGCTATTCTCAACAATTTCAAGAAATACGTTGAGTCTCTCTAG